From Candidatus Hydrogenedentota bacterium:
CATGACACGGAGCATGACGGGATTTGGGCGGGCATACCGCGAGTATGTTGGCGATAGGATTGGGGTTGAGGTGAGCAGCGTCAACCACCGTTTCCTCGATTGTTCGGTGCGGCTGCCGGCGTCATGGTATGCGATGGAGCCTTTTGTCAAGGAAACCGTCCGCAAACACGTTCCGCGGGGCAAGGTCACGGTGACGGTGACGCGGAAGCGGGGTCCTGACTCGCAGCAGCAGACGCTGGTCTATGATGCCGGCCTCGCCCGCCAGTATATCGAGGCATCGCGGGAACTCGCGCGCCTGCTCGGTTCGGACGGCACGCTGGACCTCGGCACGCTGGCGCAGATGGACGGGGTCTTCTACCACGAGGAAGCCGAGGAAGACCTTGAACAGGCGCAGGCGGTAGTCGCCGCCGCCCTGGCGGAGGCGCTGAAGCGATTGAACGCGATGCGGGAAACCGAGGGCGAGGCGTTGGCGGCGGAATTGCGCCACCGGCTTGGATTGATCCGCGAGGCGCTGTCCGTCGTCGAGCAACGGCTGCCGGAACTCGAAGCGGCATACGAGGCGCGATTGCGGGAACGGATTGCCGAACTGCAGGCGGATACCGGCATGACCGAGGATCGCATTGCAATGGAGATCGCCTTCATGGCCGACAAGGGCGATGTAACCGAAGAGACCGTTCGCCTCAAGGCCCATCTCGATCACGCGATCGAAATGCTCGACGGCCCCGAACCGGCCGGGCGCGAATTGAATTTTTTGTCGCAGGAAATCCAGCGAGAAATCAATACTTTGGGCAGCAAGACGCATGACGGCAGCGTGGCAAGGGAAGTCCTGCGCATGAAGTCCGAACTGGAACGGCTGCGCGAACAGATTCAAAATATCGAGTAGGCTCGGGAAGGGCAACGCCGATGGCAAACCGCGATCCGCTTCCAGCCGGCAAAACGCCGGCCGGTTCGGTGTTTATCGTATCCGCGCCTTCCGGGGCGGGAAAGCACACGATTCTACGCCAGGCGATGGAACGGGACCCCAATCTGGAATATTCGATTTCCGCCACGACCCGCCGTCCGCGCCCGGGTGAAAAAAACGGAAAAGAGTATTACTTCATGGACCGGACCGAATTCATGCGGCGCGTCGAGGCGGATGAATTCGTTGAATGGGCCGAGGTGCACGGCAATCTCTACGGGACGTTGCGCACGGAATTGATGCGTCGCACCGCTTCAGGCAAGGACGTGATCCTCGAACTCGACGTGCAGGGCATGCGCAATTTCAAGGCGGTTCGCAAGGACGCCGTGACCATTTTCATCATGCCGCCGTCGCTGGCCGAACTCGAACGGCGGCTGCGCCTGCGCGGCGCGAACGACGAGGAGGACCTCGCCCTGCGCCTGTGCAACGCCCGAGCCGAAATTGCCGCGAAAGACGCCTTCGACTATGTCGTCGTCAACGATAAAATCGAGGACGCCGTCGCCGATTTCCTCGCCATCATCCGCGCCCGGCGTTGCCGTTCGCGATCGGATTAGCCGCTGGGCGATCGTCCCATACGCCGCCATGGACCGGGCGTTAGGACAGGGAGGTGATAAAAAATGTTCATGCCATCTCGGTTTTTTTGCGCCGTTGCGTGGGCGATGCCGGCAATCATGGCGTTTCCAGGCGCGGCGCGCGCGCAGGCCGTACTGTCTGAACGCCAGGTTGTTGCGCAAGCCACCCCCGAACATCCGCGCCACAGCGAAGCCGCCATCATCCCGTTGAAAGACGGCAGCCTGTTGCTGGGCTGGACGGATTTCTATGGGGGCAACGGTGCGGATCACGGTCCCGCGCGCATTGCCGGGAAAATTTCGCGTGACGGCGGCGCGTCGTGGGGCGACACGTTCACCCTTGTCGAAAACGACGGCGGCTGCAACGTGATGGAAGTCAACTTCCTTCGCCTGCGGGACGGGCGCATCGCGTTGTTTCATTGCCAGAAAAATTCCGAGGACAAGGATTGCCGCGTCATGATGCGCACGTCCGCGGATGAGGGAAAAACATGGAGCACGGCCCGGCAGATGAGTCCGGAGGGCCGTTACACCGGCCTGACCAACGGCCGTGGCGTGCGCCTGAAATCCGGCCGCCTCCTCCTCGAAGCCTGGGAAGGCGGCGACAGTTTCTGCTACCTTTCCGACGACGACGGCACGACATGGCGCGAGAGCGAGCGCGTCAAGCCGGAAAAGGCCGACAGTTATGAGCCGGTTTGCATCGAGCGCAAAGACGGCAGCGTGCTCATGCTGATGCGCACCATGGCCGAGGGACAATACCAAAGCATCAGCCGCGACGGCGGGGAAACATGGGATGCGCCGAAACCCACGCCCCTGAAGTGTACGCCCTCCCCCGCCGCGTTGTCCCGCATTCCCTCGACCGGCGACCTGTTGGTCATCTGGAACCATAACCCCGGCGCAAACAGCCGCAATCCGCTCACCGCGGCCATCTCGCGCGACGACGGCGAAACCTGGGAATCATTCCGCGACATCGAATCCGGCCCGGGAGACGCATGGGCCTATCCCGCCGTCACTTGGGTGGGAGACAAAGCCCTTGTCACCTACTTCAATTACACGGGCGGCCATTCGCTGAACCTGCGAATCATTCCCGCGGACTGGTTCTACGGCAAATGAGCGGGGCTTTTGTCGAGCGTTTCCGGAATGTGTCACGTTCGTTGTGCGTTACGGTAATGTAATCGAAGGCCACGGCAGCGGTGGCGTTGGTCAAAACTCGGGCAGGAGGTGTCGAATCATGAAGCGCGCGGCCCATATCTCGTTGGCGCTGGCTTTGTTGGGGCTTTTTTCAACGGGCTGTCCCGTGGTCATTCCGCCGGTTGACGTCATTACGATGTCGAACACAGCCTACAACTTCGAGTTCAACGACACGCCATGGACTTTCACCGTCTGGAACAAGGCGCCCGAATTGATGCCCACACTTGAATTTACCGTGTCCAGCAATCGTTCATGGCTGGTGGTCAATCCGAAATCGGGCAGCAGCAACGGACCCGATTCCAAAAAAGTCATCACGGCCACGGTCAACCGGGCGGGATTGGCAGCCGGCACCCATACCGGCGTCATCACCATCAGCGGCAACCGGGCCATTTCAAAACAAATCCAAATCACCGTCTATTCGCGGGGCGACACCCAGACCGCAAACGG
This genomic window contains:
- a CDS encoding YicC family protein, producing the protein MTRSMTGFGRAYREYVGDRIGVEVSSVNHRFLDCSVRLPASWYAMEPFVKETVRKHVPRGKVTVTVTRKRGPDSQQQTLVYDAGLARQYIEASRELARLLGSDGTLDLGTLAQMDGVFYHEEAEEDLEQAQAVVAAALAEALKRLNAMRETEGEALAAELRHRLGLIREALSVVEQRLPELEAAYEARLRERIAELQADTGMTEDRIAMEIAFMADKGDVTEETVRLKAHLDHAIEMLDGPEPAGRELNFLSQEIQREINTLGSKTHDGSVAREVLRMKSELERLREQIQNIE
- the gmk gene encoding guanylate kinase — translated: MANRDPLPAGKTPAGSVFIVSAPSGAGKHTILRQAMERDPNLEYSISATTRRPRPGEKNGKEYYFMDRTEFMRRVEADEFVEWAEVHGNLYGTLRTELMRRTASGKDVILELDVQGMRNFKAVRKDAVTIFIMPPSLAELERRLRLRGANDEEDLALRLCNARAEIAAKDAFDYVVVNDKIEDAVADFLAIIRARRCRSRSD
- a CDS encoding sialidase family protein — encoded protein: MFMPSRFFCAVAWAMPAIMAFPGAARAQAVLSERQVVAQATPEHPRHSEAAIIPLKDGSLLLGWTDFYGGNGADHGPARIAGKISRDGGASWGDTFTLVENDGGCNVMEVNFLRLRDGRIALFHCQKNSEDKDCRVMMRTSADEGKTWSTARQMSPEGRYTGLTNGRGVRLKSGRLLLEAWEGGDSFCYLSDDDGTTWRESERVKPEKADSYEPVCIERKDGSVLMLMRTMAEGQYQSISRDGGETWDAPKPTPLKCTPSPAALSRIPSTGDLLVIWNHNPGANSRNPLTAAISRDDGETWESFRDIESGPGDAWAYPAVTWVGDKALVTYFNYTGGHSLNLRIIPADWFYGK